Proteins encoded in a region of the Haloglomus salinum genome:
- a CDS encoding sulfatase codes for MRDLNVLFISVDSLRRDMLGAYDSPFDWVTEIGVETPNLDRFAEKAITFDNHYAGSLPCMPARREWDTGIQEFLWRGWGPIEAYDTTLAEKARNNGVLTKLLTDHFHLFQHGSSGYYEDYHGFEFVRGHEDDLWRTQPYEADEDLLQQVGYDLDSDRNETTAEVTDAAANPNHVLDPYDLGHYRPRWKYARNVAEFDDEDETDFFAAKVLSRAADWLRTTTGWDQWLLRIDEFDVHEPFHCPEPYASMYTDEDPRDPELPVWPYYGRTDRGQASLTDRELSFIRSQFAGKVTMVDSWLGHVFDALDEQDLWDETAVVITSDHGFLLGEHGWIGKMSPDFDLVAQTPLFVWHPDSPESGTTVDALTSAVDLHATVLDLLGAESDTGTHSESLLPTIQGEATEHRDWALYGWWHSDINVTDGKHTYMAPIQEDVPLYNYSTMQMSAQSPFTPTSGYEGAESGVFLPYTDVPVWRQQYPSASLVRQPRLYDTDADPSQSDNIVTESPSVKTKMEELLQDALETMEAPEEVFEQYGIDQ; via the coding sequence ATGCGTGACCTGAACGTCCTCTTCATCTCGGTCGATAGCCTCCGGCGCGACATGCTCGGGGCCTACGATTCCCCGTTCGACTGGGTCACCGAGATAGGGGTCGAGACTCCCAACCTCGACCGGTTTGCTGAGAAGGCCATTACGTTCGACAACCACTACGCCGGGAGCCTCCCGTGTATGCCGGCCCGCCGGGAGTGGGACACCGGCATACAGGAGTTCCTCTGGCGGGGGTGGGGGCCGATCGAGGCGTACGATACGACGCTCGCTGAGAAGGCCCGAAACAACGGCGTGCTGACGAAACTGCTCACCGATCACTTCCATCTCTTCCAGCACGGCTCGAGTGGGTACTACGAGGACTACCACGGGTTCGAGTTCGTTCGTGGGCACGAGGACGACCTCTGGAGGACACAGCCGTACGAGGCCGACGAAGACCTCTTGCAACAGGTCGGCTACGACCTCGATAGCGACCGGAATGAAACGACTGCGGAGGTGACGGATGCCGCAGCGAACCCCAACCACGTTCTCGACCCATACGACCTGGGACACTATCGGCCGCGGTGGAAATACGCCCGCAACGTCGCGGAGTTCGACGATGAGGACGAGACGGACTTCTTCGCCGCGAAGGTGCTCTCCAGGGCGGCCGACTGGCTCCGGACCACCACTGGGTGGGACCAGTGGTTGCTTCGGATCGACGAGTTCGATGTTCACGAACCGTTCCACTGTCCGGAGCCGTACGCCTCGATGTACACGGACGAGGACCCGCGTGACCCGGAGCTACCAGTCTGGCCATACTATGGCCGGACGGACAGAGGACAGGCGTCACTCACCGACCGCGAGCTGTCGTTCATCCGCTCGCAGTTCGCCGGAAAGGTGACCATGGTCGACAGCTGGCTTGGCCATGTCTTCGACGCGCTCGACGAGCAGGACCTCTGGGACGAGACGGCCGTCGTCATCACGTCCGATCACGGGTTCCTTCTGGGCGAACACGGCTGGATCGGGAAGATGAGTCCGGACTTCGACCTCGTCGCGCAGACGCCACTGTTCGTCTGGCACCCGGATAGCCCCGAATCGGGAACGACCGTCGATGCACTGACCTCGGCCGTCGATCTGCACGCGACGGTTCTCGACCTTCTGGGTGCCGAGAGCGACACCGGGACACACAGCGAGAGCCTGCTCCCGACCATCCAGGGAGAAGCCACTGAACACCGAGACTGGGCGCTCTACGGCTGGTGGCACTCGGATATCAACGTCACCGATGGGAAACACACCTACATGGCGCCGATACAGGAGGATGTCCCGCTGTACAACTACTCGACGATGCAGATGAGTGCACAGAGCCCATTCACTCCGACGAGCGGCTACGAGGGTGCGGAGTCGGGGGTGTTCCTTCCATACACCGACGTGCCGGTCTGGCGACAGCAGTATCCCTCGGCATCCCTGGTTCGGCAGCCCAGACTGTACGATACCGACGCTGACCCGAGCCAGTCCGACAACATCGTGACCGAATCACCGTCGGTGAAGACGAAGATGGAGGAACTACTGCAGGACGCGCTCGAGACCATGGAGGCTCCCGAGGAAGTCTTCGAGCAGTACGGAATCGATCAGTGA
- a CDS encoding helix-turn-helix domain-containing protein, translating into MRFATFTFRHPDGGLQSLGRAFASADDVARVAVHSQRLLDDGQAIYLYELVGDAGTVRDILDETDIATSYQVVQGTESVFAYIHFEPTPTVEQLLRAPAEYGLLIDGPVTVRDDGTLEITLVGEEEDIRKAFSSPPDDLTVSVKRVGDYHPGAEQLFTNLSERQREVLRTAHELGYYQDPRQVTHQDIASELDCTPSNVGDILRRIENNIIGEIMTAQFGTASDSPA; encoded by the coding sequence ATGCGATTTGCCACGTTCACGTTCCGGCATCCCGATGGGGGGCTGCAATCGCTCGGCAGGGCCTTCGCCAGTGCCGATGACGTGGCCCGGGTCGCGGTCCACTCCCAGCGGTTACTCGACGATGGGCAGGCGATCTACCTGTACGAACTTGTCGGGGATGCTGGAACTGTCCGGGATATCCTCGACGAGACCGATATCGCCACCAGCTACCAGGTGGTCCAGGGAACGGAGTCCGTGTTCGCGTATATCCACTTCGAGCCGACGCCGACCGTCGAGCAGCTCCTCCGGGCACCGGCGGAGTATGGTCTCCTCATCGATGGGCCGGTGACTGTCCGAGACGACGGAACGCTGGAAATCACGCTCGTCGGCGAGGAGGAAGACATCAGGAAGGCGTTCTCCTCGCCCCCTGACGATCTCACGGTATCAGTCAAGCGCGTCGGTGACTACCACCCCGGTGCAGAGCAGCTGTTCACGAATCTGAGCGAGCGCCAGCGTGAGGTGCTCCGGACGGCCCACGAACTCGGATACTACCAGGACCCGCGTCAGGTCACACATCAGGATATCGCCAGCGAACTGGACTGTACGCCGTCGAACGTCGGTGACATCCTCCGCCGTATCGAGAACAACATCATCGGCGAGATAATGACTGCTCAGTTCGGGACCGCTTCCGACAGCCCCGCCTGA
- a CDS encoding alkyl sulfatase dimerization domain-containing protein, producing the protein MFVDHLDGPVEVTDDVYYYAEFSGVTAFETKEGLVLVDTGLEDNAPALAETIRTETDLPVHTVVYTHGHLDHAFGLEAFLLEDQSDPKVIAHENMPARFDRYERTSGHNEAINARQFGGTATEQSAGDGESQFQWPDHPPTTCYRDELTLTVGGLTFEIRHSRGETDDHSWVYCPEKDVLCTGDFHINVAPNPGNPQKVQRYPEEWAEALREMATLAPRHLCPGHGEPLVDAPEKIQDCLGDSADYLESIVEQTIEALNDGSPPHVDIVHEVEVPDCDVPWLAETYDESEFIARNVIRRYGGWWSGRPSELKPAPRERLASELASLAGGADVLADRALALADEDVRLSCHLADFALEAAPGNESVQAAVADIYTHRASEERNLMSGNLYAAAAAYASEGRPFR; encoded by the coding sequence ATGTTCGTCGACCATCTCGATGGTCCCGTCGAGGTAACCGACGACGTCTACTACTACGCTGAGTTCAGCGGTGTGACCGCCTTCGAGACCAAAGAGGGCCTCGTCCTCGTCGACACCGGTCTCGAAGATAACGCCCCGGCCCTCGCCGAGACGATTCGTACGGAAACCGACCTGCCGGTCCACACCGTCGTCTACACGCACGGCCATCTCGACCATGCCTTCGGATTGGAGGCGTTCCTGCTCGAGGACCAGTCGGACCCGAAGGTCATCGCTCACGAGAACATGCCGGCTCGGTTCGACCGCTACGAGCGGACTTCCGGCCACAACGAGGCGATAAACGCCCGCCAGTTCGGTGGCACCGCGACCGAACAATCAGCTGGTGACGGTGAGAGCCAGTTCCAGTGGCCAGACCACCCGCCGACCACCTGCTACCGTGACGAACTGACGCTCACCGTCGGTGGCCTCACCTTCGAGATCCGCCATTCCAGAGGCGAAACGGACGACCATTCATGGGTGTACTGTCCCGAGAAAGATGTCCTCTGCACGGGTGACTTCCACATCAATGTCGCACCGAATCCGGGCAACCCACAGAAGGTCCAGCGCTACCCGGAGGAGTGGGCCGAAGCGCTCCGTGAGATGGCAACGTTGGCCCCGCGCCACCTCTGTCCGGGTCACGGAGAGCCACTGGTTGACGCACCCGAGAAGATTCAGGATTGCCTCGGTGATTCGGCCGATTACCTCGAATCGATTGTCGAGCAGACGATCGAGGCACTGAATGACGGCTCGCCGCCGCACGTCGACATCGTCCACGAGGTCGAGGTGCCTGATTGCGACGTTCCGTGGCTCGCGGAAACGTACGATGAGAGCGAGTTCATCGCACGGAACGTGATTCGGCGCTACGGTGGCTGGTGGTCGGGACGTCCATCGGAACTCAAACCCGCACCGCGCGAACGCCTCGCGTCGGAACTTGCCTCGCTTGCGGGGGGTGCTGACGTGCTGGCCGACAGAGCACTCGCGCTTGCCGACGAGGACGTGCGTCTGTCCTGTCACCTAGCCGATTTCGCCCTCGAAGCGGCGCCAGGGAACGAATCTGTACAAGCAGCCGTCGCGGATATCTACACACATCGCGCCAGCGAGGAACGCAACCTCATGTCGGGGAATCTCTATGCGGCGGCGGCCGCGTACGCAAGTGAGGGGCGACCGTTCAGATGA
- a CDS encoding APC family permease: MPRDFDLLSGRIGVVEATALLVGNVIGISIFTLPGPLAADAGPLVAIGILVAAIPLGFGILISFQLGSAIPVAGGNYVYASRLVHPFAGFLIPWLILPGVWAGLLFIGDGFAEYVGVFLSVPDLALVYALLVPFLVLNIVGIRPLARVQLTLVVVLFASMLVFIVPGAFSITTSNYTPALPNGVAPFAIAVVSLYFPLRGFGLITALGEELTEPARNIPRVLGYSAAISLTMFVSLVAVLVGVVNWQSLAGVDAAVLVAARTFLPDPVIVAVAVGPVVGGLTSLSTTYTGFSRSLMRAARDELLPRRIADIHPEFGTPHVALLVLGIPPLVVAPVRPSPVILSIWIALAVLTAGTLKAVALWRLPSVYPDRYAEAPVTLPRGMLKAVAVLGALTSLVLVSVVATQLPQLLGVFIGHIFLGYLAYRLRVRQLAGRGTDLRSVLRQLASHE; the protein is encoded by the coding sequence ATGCCTAGGGATTTCGACCTGCTTTCCGGACGCATCGGCGTGGTAGAGGCAACGGCGCTACTCGTCGGAAACGTCATCGGAATCAGTATCTTCACGCTACCGGGACCGCTCGCAGCCGACGCCGGGCCGCTCGTTGCAATCGGTATTCTGGTGGCGGCCATCCCGCTTGGGTTCGGGATTCTGATCAGCTTCCAACTCGGGAGCGCTATCCCTGTCGCCGGTGGGAACTACGTCTACGCGAGTCGGTTGGTTCACCCATTCGCGGGGTTCCTGATTCCGTGGCTGATTCTCCCTGGTGTGTGGGCCGGCCTCCTGTTCATCGGCGACGGGTTCGCGGAGTACGTCGGCGTCTTCCTATCGGTCCCCGACCTCGCTCTGGTCTATGCCCTGCTCGTGCCGTTCCTGGTGTTGAACATCGTCGGTATTCGACCCCTGGCCCGTGTCCAGCTCACACTCGTTGTCGTGCTGTTCGCGAGCATGCTGGTGTTCATCGTTCCTGGAGCGTTCTCCATCACCACATCGAACTATACGCCCGCGCTGCCGAACGGCGTGGCTCCCTTCGCTATCGCCGTGGTCTCGCTGTACTTCCCGCTCCGGGGATTCGGGCTGATAACCGCCCTGGGTGAAGAGCTCACCGAGCCCGCTCGGAACATCCCCCGGGTGCTCGGTTACAGTGCGGCCATCTCGCTGACGATGTTCGTCTCGCTGGTGGCCGTCCTCGTCGGCGTGGTCAATTGGCAGTCGCTGGCTGGTGTCGATGCTGCCGTGCTCGTCGCTGCTAGAACGTTCCTCCCCGACCCGGTGATCGTGGCTGTAGCGGTCGGCCCCGTCGTCGGCGGACTTACATCGCTCAGCACCACCTACACCGGATTCTCACGGTCACTGATGCGAGCGGCTCGAGACGAGCTGCTCCCTCGGCGGATTGCGGACATCCACCCCGAGTTCGGAACGCCGCATGTGGCCCTATTGGTGCTCGGAATCCCACCGTTGGTGGTTGCGCCTGTTCGCCCCTCGCCAGTTATCCTCTCGATCTGGATCGCACTCGCAGTGCTGACTGCGGGGACGCTCAAGGCCGTCGCACTCTGGCGGCTCCCATCGGTGTATCCGGACCGTTACGCGGAGGCGCCGGTGACACTTCCCAGAGGGATGCTCAAGGCGGTTGCAGTCCTCGGTGCGCTGACGTCGCTGGTGCTGGTGTCGGTCGTCGCCACGCAGCTACCCCAGCTACTCGGTGTCTTCATCGGCCACATCTTCCTGGGATACCTGGCATACCGACTGCGGGTACGACAGTTGGCTGGCCGCGGGACGGATCTCCGATCGGTCCTTCGTCAACTGGCATCCCACGAGTGA
- a CDS encoding methyltransferase family protein, with translation MRGILTVTGIVAGLALATGMVASRFTGYRFWPPGERDWRWWTYIGLSGVATVSLLGVSYLSWNVSLLPRPEAFVAGGLLAIAGAVGFLAATFDLGVEESSGMEGKLRTEGFYRCTRNPQTVFLLCITSGIVVASASPSVVLVGAAVAVWFVSMPFAEEPWLHQQYGAEYREYCDRTPRSIR, from the coding sequence ATGAGGGGTATCTTGACCGTGACTGGCATCGTTGCGGGTCTCGCACTAGCCACCGGAATGGTCGCCAGTCGGTTCACAGGATACCGATTCTGGCCTCCCGGTGAACGAGACTGGCGGTGGTGGACGTACATCGGACTCAGTGGTGTCGCGACCGTCTCACTCCTCGGTGTCAGCTATCTTAGTTGGAACGTGTCACTCCTGCCACGGCCCGAGGCCTTCGTCGCTGGCGGGCTCCTTGCCATCGCTGGTGCCGTCGGGTTTCTCGCGGCCACCTTCGATCTGGGTGTCGAGGAGAGTAGCGGGATGGAGGGAAAACTGCGAACAGAGGGTTTCTACCGGTGCACTCGCAACCCCCAGACCGTCTTCCTGTTGTGCATCACTAGCGGGATTGTGGTGGCGAGTGCCTCGCCTTCCGTGGTGCTGGTTGGTGCAGCGGTGGCAGTTTGGTTCGTCTCGATGCCGTTCGCCGAGGAACCGTGGCTCCACCAACAGTACGGCGCGGAGTACAGGGAGTACTGCGACCGGACGCCTCGGTCAATCCGGTAG
- a CDS encoding cation diffusion facilitator family transporter: MSEHGSPPTHDGSHDDHSHGHGGSSTSSRKLAAVSVINLLGFLVEFAGGILFGSVALLSDAFHMLFDALAYVMAFAAAYVADHYDEGDQWSYGLHRLEPTAAFLNGILLLPMVGFILWESYQRFLNPIEIGTGPTLAIAFGGLLVNVGSVYVLQGGEMSLNERGAFYHLLGDAGGSVAVIVSTVVIEVTGVRIVDPITAALIAVVITWSAGNVLRGSGAIFFHRSPFDAGEIRAHLREIEGVEEIDDLHGWQVCSQITVATTHIETGVETMAEAEDVSQRVHKELAHHGVDHATVELCPAYDDRSTHLNDHSH; the protein is encoded by the coding sequence ATGAGCGAACACGGGTCACCCCCGACTCACGATGGGTCGCATGATGACCACAGTCACGGACACGGTGGCTCATCGACGAGCAGCCGGAAGCTCGCTGCTGTCTCGGTCATCAACCTCCTCGGATTCCTTGTCGAATTTGCTGGCGGCATCCTGTTCGGGTCAGTCGCACTGCTGAGCGACGCGTTCCACATGCTGTTTGACGCGCTAGCGTACGTGATGGCATTCGCCGCGGCGTACGTGGCTGACCACTACGACGAGGGCGACCAGTGGTCGTACGGCCTCCACCGATTGGAGCCGACGGCAGCGTTTCTCAACGGCATCCTGTTGTTGCCGATGGTTGGGTTCATTCTTTGGGAGTCCTATCAGCGGTTCCTCAACCCGATCGAAATTGGAACTGGCCCCACGCTCGCAATCGCGTTCGGCGGCCTGTTGGTCAACGTCGGCTCGGTATACGTCTTGCAGGGTGGCGAGATGAGCCTCAACGAGAGGGGTGCGTTCTACCACCTCCTTGGTGACGCCGGTGGCTCGGTCGCCGTCATCGTCTCGACCGTCGTGATCGAGGTAACTGGCGTGCGTATCGTTGACCCGATTACTGCCGCCCTCATCGCGGTGGTCATCACGTGGTCGGCGGGGAACGTGTTGCGCGGTAGCGGTGCCATCTTCTTCCACCGGTCGCCGTTCGACGCAGGCGAAATCCGAGCGCACCTTCGGGAGATAGAGGGCGTCGAGGAGATCGATGACCTGCACGGGTGGCAGGTGTGCAGCCAGATCACCGTCGCCACGACTCACATCGAGACGGGCGTGGAGACGATGGCCGAGGCCGAAGACGTGTCCCAGCGCGTCCACAAGGAACTCGCCCATCACGGCGTCGATCACGCCACGGTGGAGTTGTGTCCTGCCTACGACGACCGCAGTACGCACCTCAACGACCACTCCCACTGA
- a CDS encoding SRPBCC family protein yields MPTYERTTRVAAPLEEVWEFHSRVEGLETLTPDFMNLRVERVVGPDGESDPEVLETGARIDMSMRPFGVGPRQTWTSVIGAREAHEGAAYFRDTMEDGPFPEWEHTHLFYADDGGTICRDRLRYRLPGGPLGRLAEPFGDVGFEPMFAGRHRKTKQVLE; encoded by the coding sequence ATGCCGACCTACGAGCGGACGACACGCGTCGCCGCGCCGCTGGAGGAGGTGTGGGAATTCCACTCCCGCGTCGAGGGGCTGGAGACGCTCACGCCCGACTTCATGAACCTCCGTGTCGAGCGCGTCGTCGGGCCGGACGGGGAGTCCGACCCCGAGGTGCTGGAGACGGGCGCACGCATCGACATGTCGATGCGGCCGTTCGGTGTCGGGCCGCGCCAGACCTGGACCTCCGTCATCGGGGCCCGCGAGGCCCACGAGGGTGCGGCCTACTTCCGGGATACGATGGAGGACGGCCCCTTCCCGGAGTGGGAGCACACGCACCTGTTCTACGCCGACGACGGCGGGACCATCTGCCGGGACCGGCTCCGATACCGGCTTCCCGGCGGGCCGCTCGGGCGACTCGCGGAACCCTTCGGCGACGTGGGATTCGAGCCGATGTTCGCGGGCCGCCACCGGAAGACGAAGCAGGTCCTGGAGTAG
- a CDS encoding nucleoside phosphorylase produces the protein MAKQPHILCEPGDLNDIALVPGDPGRVERIAGQCDDHSLVAENREYRVVNATYGGVDLTLCSTGIGAPSTAVAVEELANVGVETFLRVGTTGALQHGIEIGDMVVATAAAKDEGTTKRYEDATVPAVATHEVVAALLAGAQARDEDIHVGPIATDDAFYAETEAYVERWEAAGLLSVEMEAAALFTLARRKGLDAGAICTVDGNLVAGTQKGETDDDELPEKAHDNVERAIGIALDAVVTLDEA, from the coding sequence ATGGCCAAGCAGCCGCACATCCTCTGCGAGCCGGGCGACCTGAACGACATCGCGCTCGTACCGGGCGACCCTGGGCGGGTCGAGCGTATCGCGGGGCAGTGCGACGACCACTCGCTCGTCGCCGAGAACCGGGAGTACCGGGTGGTGAACGCCACCTATGGCGGGGTCGACCTGACGCTCTGCTCGACCGGAATCGGGGCCCCCTCGACCGCCGTCGCCGTCGAGGAACTGGCGAACGTCGGCGTCGAGACGTTCCTGCGCGTGGGGACGACCGGCGCACTGCAGCACGGCATCGAGATCGGTGACATGGTCGTCGCCACGGCGGCCGCGAAGGACGAGGGGACCACGAAGCGCTACGAGGACGCCACGGTGCCGGCGGTCGCGACCCACGAGGTGGTCGCGGCGCTGCTCGCGGGCGCACAGGCACGTGACGAGGACATCCACGTCGGCCCCATCGCGACGGACGACGCGTTCTACGCCGAGACGGAGGCGTACGTCGAGCGCTGGGAGGCCGCCGGACTGCTCTCCGTGGAGATGGAGGCCGCCGCGCTGTTCACGCTGGCACGGCGGAAGGGACTGGACGCGGGCGCCATCTGTACGGTCGATGGTAACCTCGTGGCGGGGACCCAGAAGGGCGAGACGGACGACGACGAACTGCCCGAGAAGGCCCACGACAACGTCGAGCGTGCCATCGGCATCGCGCTGGACGCCGTCGTCACGCTCGACGAGGCCTGA
- a CDS encoding LEA type 2 family protein encodes MSTKVAAAVGGIVVVAAAGGAAALFFTGGDLSFEQPIVESVQTEFGSVSEESTGIETQVVVTNPNNQSFPGAASLNYEIYMNSVRVSEGSEGGIGLDPGRNVVDFTAQLDNAKIPAWWVTHVNNDERTVVSTQARVGVAGLGASLPPQNRSIETDLLTAFASDNSSTVRIADQDIMTVSDQRASWGTATAEETPIAFSVDLENVHNRSVQLDGTEYRIVMNNVTVGEGRTNDSIVLEPGEADTFTANAALSTPRMEQWWVTHLRDSQSTRLRVEVFGLVRDDGELKRVPLNVFDRRIRFETDFLGDEPTRITELPAEDGVAPEFGEPEVQSTSSDWGAVTDETTEIVTDVTVDNPNEGEFNDLLTLQVNQTTEVNDVLFAQNTSTVDSLPAGEGTFTITALADNDAVPRWWSRHVNNGERSTVTTTATGTADIAVTTLPVSLPDRQNTQTTNIIGQVETEDSQRVTTERGEHVLTITEVDAEWGVSDPQSAPLIVTTEIRNENTFSSVTIEGIDYVVNLNSVTVADNSSENSHTIAPGATRRVSYVIYLDNQKMDEWWPTHIRNDEVTRMSSNTTATIQTPEGTKRVSFDILGNDTTIETDFLGGGDDGSSGSTGTSSTNALAPPTAAAEGS; translated from the coding sequence GTGTCAACGAAGGTGGCGGCTGCGGTCGGTGGAATCGTCGTGGTGGCTGCCGCCGGTGGCGCGGCAGCACTGTTCTTCACTGGTGGTGATCTCTCCTTCGAGCAGCCGATCGTCGAGTCGGTCCAGACGGAGTTCGGCAGCGTCTCCGAGGAGTCGACCGGCATCGAGACACAGGTCGTGGTGACCAATCCGAACAACCAGTCGTTCCCGGGCGCCGCGAGCCTGAACTACGAGATATACATGAACTCGGTGCGGGTTTCGGAGGGCTCCGAGGGTGGTATCGGTCTCGACCCCGGGCGGAACGTGGTCGACTTCACCGCCCAGCTCGACAACGCGAAGATCCCGGCGTGGTGGGTGACCCACGTCAACAACGACGAGCGGACGGTCGTCTCCACGCAGGCCAGGGTCGGCGTGGCGGGGCTGGGTGCCTCGCTCCCGCCGCAGAACCGCTCCATCGAGACCGACCTGCTCACCGCGTTCGCCAGCGACAACAGTAGCACCGTCCGCATCGCCGACCAGGACATCATGACCGTCTCCGACCAGCGGGCCTCGTGGGGAACCGCGACCGCCGAGGAGACACCCATCGCCTTCTCCGTCGACCTCGAGAACGTCCACAACCGGAGTGTCCAGCTCGACGGCACGGAGTACCGAATCGTGATGAACAACGTCACGGTGGGTGAGGGGCGAACGAACGACTCCATCGTCCTCGAACCGGGCGAGGCGGACACGTTCACCGCGAACGCGGCGCTGTCCACGCCGCGGATGGAGCAGTGGTGGGTCACGCACCTGCGAGACTCACAGTCCACGCGCCTCCGCGTCGAGGTGTTCGGCCTCGTCCGCGACGACGGTGAACTGAAGCGGGTGCCGCTGAACGTCTTCGACCGGCGTATCCGGTTCGAGACCGACTTCCTCGGCGACGAGCCCACGCGAATCACCGAACTCCCCGCCGAGGACGGCGTCGCGCCCGAGTTCGGCGAGCCGGAGGTCCAGTCGACCAGCAGCGACTGGGGCGCGGTGACCGACGAGACGACCGAGATCGTCACCGACGTCACCGTCGACAACCCGAACGAGGGCGAGTTCAACGACCTGCTGACGCTGCAGGTCAACCAGACGACCGAGGTCAACGACGTGCTGTTCGCACAGAACACGTCGACCGTCGACAGCCTCCCCGCCGGCGAGGGGACGTTCACCATCACCGCGCTGGCGGACAACGACGCCGTCCCGCGCTGGTGGTCGCGCCACGTCAACAACGGTGAGCGCTCCACGGTCACGACGACCGCCACCGGCACCGCCGACATCGCGGTCACGACGCTCCCGGTGAGTCTGCCGGACCGGCAGAACACGCAGACGACGAACATCATCGGACAGGTCGAGACCGAGGATTCCCAGCGCGTTACGACGGAGCGCGGCGAACACGTCCTCACCATCACGGAGGTCGACGCGGAGTGGGGTGTCTCCGACCCGCAGTCGGCGCCGCTCATCGTCACGACCGAGATTCGCAACGAGAACACGTTCTCCTCGGTCACCATCGAGGGCATCGACTACGTCGTGAACCTCAACAGCGTCACCGTCGCGGACAACAGCTCCGAGAACAGCCACACCATCGCCCCTGGTGCGACCCGGCGGGTCTCCTACGTCATCTACCTGGACAACCAGAAGATGGACGAGTGGTGGCCGACTCACATCCGCAACGACGAGGTCACCCGGATGTCCAGCAACACCACCGCGACCATCCAGACGCCGGAAGGAACCAAGCGTGTCTCCTTCGACATCCTCGGCAACGACACGACCATCGAGACGGACTTCCTCGGTGGCGGTGACGACGGCTCGTCCGGGTCGACGGGCACGAGTTCGACGAACGCGCTCGCGCCGCCCACGGCGGCCGCCGAAGGGAGCTAG
- a CDS encoding EamA family transporter, translating to MNVGYITYSLVALAAYTLVSPLTKLATRDLPSDAVAAVTNGMLAVAALGLTLYAGDSVTRTLTHPDRVYVLGAGVCLSVGIVAYYRALKAGPVSVVVPIFGMFLVTSSLVGMAFLDEALTLRKGAGIVLAVVAVLLVTTE from the coding sequence GTGAACGTCGGCTACATCACCTACTCGCTCGTCGCGCTCGCGGCGTACACGCTCGTCTCCCCGCTGACGAAACTGGCCACCCGGGACCTCCCCAGCGACGCCGTCGCCGCCGTCACCAACGGGATGCTCGCGGTCGCCGCGCTCGGGTTGACACTGTACGCCGGGGACTCGGTCACCCGCACGCTGACCCACCCCGACCGCGTCTATGTCCTCGGTGCGGGCGTCTGCCTCTCGGTCGGCATCGTCGCCTACTACCGCGCGCTCAAGGCCGGCCCCGTCTCGGTGGTCGTGCCCATCTTCGGGATGTTCCTGGTGACCTCCTCGCTCGTGGGTATGGCCTTCCTCGACGAGGCGCTCACGTTGCGGAAGGGCGCGGGTATCGTGCTGGCGGTGGTGGCGGTACTGCTGGTCACGACGGAGTAG